From a single Lolium rigidum isolate FL_2022 chromosome 7, APGP_CSIRO_Lrig_0.1, whole genome shotgun sequence genomic region:
- the LOC124674517 gene encoding translation initiation factor IF-2, chloroplastic isoform X1 — translation MASPASVTNLGSKGRPSPLLTAAVRKGHLVSRISFTGFDGVRRWPCVPGRLCRCMVITNLIDEKGAQFSSRASVSVKADDDNDLLSKPLQRPIRPTGPPESLNTATASAPARKPGGAILRDREKVRESLDEVLEKAEKLEASNSRNSDRENSKLRQNDVAKPDSPTATVVEEGPNSKRTKTLKSVWRKGNPVPTVHKVIRDQPRTDSRYQSISPAKPAVSSPSNSAPQLLTRPSVASPPRRPVKADTPKEKKGPILIDKFASKRPVVDPAVAESLVDPVKPIRGPPVKLKDNRRKKVLTPAGSRRRVPNNDRIVDDDAPIRKGRRWSKAKRRAARLEALEAEEPVRVEILEVGEEGMDIDELAYQLAVGESEILRFLSVRGAMVDNVQTLDKDLVKMVCMEYEVEVLESGPMRVEEMAKKNEFLDEEDLDKLEVRPPIVTIMGHVDHGKTTLLDYIRNSKVVASEAGGITQGIGAYQVLVPVDGNPQACVFLDTPGHEAFGAMRARGAKVTDICIIVVAADDGVRPQTNEAIAHAKAAGVPIIIAINKVYVVATFFHSCHPPFSYFSHLLCKQVDKEGANQERVMQELSQIGLMPEMWGGDTPMIQISALKGENVDELLETVMLVAELQELKANPHRNAKGTVIEACLDKAKGPLATLVVQNGTLNKGDILVCGEAFGKIRAMYDDRGSLVDQVGPSNAVQIIGLNNVPLAGDEFESVDDLDVARERANARADAMRIERISAKAGQGKVTLSSIAASVSSGNQTGIDTHGLNVILKVDFQGSIEAIRQAIQALPQENVSLRFLLQAPGDVSLSDVDLAVASEGIVFGFNVKAPGSVKKYAKQKSVEIRLYKVIYDLIDDLRNAMEGLLDLAEEEVPLGSAKVRAVFSSGSGKAAGCMVTTGKVVEDCNVRVLRKGKEVYVGTLDSLRRVKETVKEVGAGLECGVGVDDFDDWEEGDVVEAFNTVKKARTLEEASATVTAALKGAGVQV, via the exons ATGGCATCTCCTGCTTCTGTTACCAACCTGGGGAGTAAGGGAAGGCCCAGCCCACTGCTAACAGCGGCAGTGAGGAAAGGACACTTGGTTTCTAGGATCAGTTTTACAGGGTTTGACGGTGTCCGGAGGTGGCCGTGTGTGCCAGGGAGACTGTGTAGATGTATGGTCATAACTAACTTGATCGACGAGAAGGGAGCTCAATTCTCATCAAGAGCAAGTGTGAGTGTTAAAGCTGATGATGACAATGATCTTCTTTCGAAGCCCCTGCAGAGGCCAATCCGGCCGACTGGGCCTCCAGAAAGCTTGAATACAGCAACCGCATCAGCACCTGCCAGGAAGCCAGGTGGCGCAATATTGCGAGACAGAGAGAAGGTTCGAGAGTCATTGGATGAGGTGTTGGAGAAGGCAGAGAAACTTGAGGCCTCAAACTCTAGAAATTCAGACAGGGAGAACAGTAAATTGAGACAGAATGATGTTGCAAAGCCTGATAGTCCAACGGCAACAGTGGTGGAGGAGGGCCCCAATTCAAAAAGAACAAAAACACTAAAGAGCGTATGGAGAAAGGGGAACCCTGTGCCAACTGTACATAAGGTGATTAGAGATCAGCCACGCACTGATAGTAGGTACCAGTCCATATCTCCAGCTAAACCAGCAGTCTCTTCTCCATCAAATTCAGCACCTCAGCTACTAACAAGACCTTCTGTAGCATCACCACCTCGTCGGCCCGTAAAGGCTGATACACCAAAGGAGAAAAAAGGACCCATACTGATCGACAAATTTGCTTCCAAGAGACCAGTAGTTGACCCAGCTGTAGCTGAATCACTGGTAGACCCTGTAAAGCCCATACGAGGCCCACCAGTGAAATTGAAGGATAATCGTCGTAAAAAAGTCCTCACACCAGCTGGTTCCCGCCGGCGTGTGCCAAACAATGATCGAATAGTTGATGACGATGCTCCAATTCGCAAGGGAAGGAGATGGAGCAAGGCAAAACGTAGGGCTGCCAGGCTTGAGGCTTTAGAAGCTGAAGAACCAGTTAGGGTTGAAATCCTTGAAGTTGGTGAAGAAGGTATGGATATTGACGAATTAGCATATCAATTGGCAGTTGGCGAATCAGAAATCCTGCGATTTTTATCTGTCAGAGGAGCAATGGTCGACAATGTTCAGACTCTTGATAAAGATTTGGTTAAGATGGTTTGCATGGAATATGAAGTTGAGGTATTGGAAAGTGGTCCAATGAGAGTGGAAGAGATGGCAAAGAAGAATGAGTTCCTTGATGAGGAAGATTTGGATAAACTGGAAGTACGGCCTCCCATTGTAACTATAATGGGTCATGTCGATCATGGGAAG ACTACTCTGTTGGATTATATACGCAATAGCAAG GTGGTGGCATCTGAAGCTGGTGGAATAACACAAGGAATTGGAGCATATCAGGTTCTTGTGCCAGTTGATGGAAACCCTCAGGCTTGTGTTTTTCTTGACACTCCAGGACACGAG GCGTTTGGTGCCATGAGAGCTCGAGGAGCGAAGGTAACTGATATATGTATCATTGTCGTAGCTGCGGATGATGGCGTTCGGCCACAAACAAACGAGGCGATTGCGCATGCAAAAGCAGCTGGTGTGCCTATTATAATAGCTATAAATAAGGTATATGTTGTAGCCACTTTCTTTCATAGTTGCCATCCCCCTTTCTCATATTTCAGTCACCTCCTATGCAAGCAGGTGGACAAGGAGGGAGCTAATCAAGAACGAGTGATGCAAGAGCTTTCCCAAATTGGACTTATGCCAGAGATGTGGGGTGGTGATACCCCGATGATTCAG ATAAGTGCTCTCAAAGGAGAGAATGTTGACGAGCTATTAGAGACTGTCATGCTTGTTGCCGAG TTGCAAGAATTAAAAGCCAACCCTCATAGAAATGCAAAGGGCACAGTTATAGAAGCATGTCTTGACAAGGCTAAAGGACCTCTTGCCACTCTAGTTGTACAGAATGGAACCCTGAATAAGGGTGATATTCTTGTTTGTGGTGAGGCTTTTGGAAAG ATCCGCGCAATGTATGATGATCGTGGAAGTCTTGTAGACCAAGTAGGGCCATCTAATGCCGTGCAG ATTATTGGCCTGAACAATGTACCCCTTGCTGGTGACGAGTTTGAGTCTGTTGATGACCTTGATGTTGCACGTGAAAGGGCAAATGCTCGTGCTGATGCAATGAGAATTGAAAGGATATCTGCGAAAGCTGGGCAAGGAAAAGTCACTCTCTCATCCATTGCGGCGTCTGTTTCATCTGGAAACCAAACAGGGATTGATACGCATGGGTTAAATGTCATACTTAAAGTTGATTTTCAG GGTTCCATTGAGGCCATTAGGCAAGCCATTCAAGCGCTGCCTCAAGAAAATGTCTCTTTGAGGTTCCTACTTCAAGCTCCAGGTGACGTGAGTCTTAGTGATGTTGATCTGGCTGTTGCTTCGGAAGGAATTGTATTTGGTTTCAATGTCAAAGCTCCAGGATCAGTTAAGAAATATGCTAAACAGAAAAGTGTGGAAATCCGATTATACAAAGTGATCTATGATTTGATTGATGATTTGCGGAATGCCATGGAAGGACTTCTTGACCTTGCTGAG GAGGAGGTACCTCTTGGTTCAGCCAAAGTTCGAGCTGTTTTCAGTAGTGGCAGTGGAAAGGCAGCAGGTTGCATGGTAACTACAGGGAAAGTTGTGGAAGACTGCAACGTTCGGGTTCTTCGTAAAGGAAAAGAAGTTTATGTGGGTACACTTGATTCCTTGAGACGGGTGAAAGAAACTGTGAAGGAG GTTGGCGCGGGGCTAGAGTGTGGTGTTGGGGTAGATGACTTTGACGATTGGGAGGAAGGTGACGTTGTGGAGGCATTCAACACTGTGAAGAAGGCAAGAACACTCGAGGAAGCCTCTGCCACGGTGACTGCGGCTCTCAAGGGTGCAGGCGTCCAGGTGTAG
- the LOC124674517 gene encoding translation initiation factor IF-2, chloroplastic isoform X2: protein MASPASVTNLGSKGRPSPLLTAAVRKGHLVSRISFTGFDGVRRWPCVPGRLCRCMVITNLIDEKGAQFSSRASVSVKADDDNDLLSKPLQRPIRPTGPPESLNTATASAPARKPGGAILRDREKVRESLDEVLEKAEKLEASNSRNSDRENSKLRQNDVAKPDSPTATVVEEGPNSKRTKTLKSVWRKGNPVPTVHKVIRDQPRTDSRYQSISPAKPAVSSPSNSAPQLLTRPSVASPPRRPVKADTPKEKKGPILIDKFASKRPVVDPAVAESLVDPVKPIRGPPVKLKDNRRKKVLTPAGSRRRVPNNDRIVDDDAPIRKGRRWSKAKRRAARLEALEAEEPVRVEILEVGEEGMDIDELAYQLAVGESEILRFLSVRGAMVDNVQTLDKDLVKMVCMEYEVEVLESGPMRVEEMAKKNEFLDEEDLDKLEVRPPIVTIMGHVDHGKTTLLDYIRNSKVVASEAGGITQGIGAYQVLVPVDGNPQACVFLDTPGHEAFGAMRARGAKVTDICIIVVAADDGVRPQTNEAIAHAKAAGVPIIIAINKVDKEGANQERVMQELSQIGLMPEMWGGDTPMIQISALKGENVDELLETVMLVAELQELKANPHRNAKGTVIEACLDKAKGPLATLVVQNGTLNKGDILVCGEAFGKIRAMYDDRGSLVDQVGPSNAVQIIGLNNVPLAGDEFESVDDLDVARERANARADAMRIERISAKAGQGKVTLSSIAASVSSGNQTGIDTHGLNVILKVDFQGSIEAIRQAIQALPQENVSLRFLLQAPGDVSLSDVDLAVASEGIVFGFNVKAPGSVKKYAKQKSVEIRLYKVIYDLIDDLRNAMEGLLDLAEEEVPLGSAKVRAVFSSGSGKAAGCMVTTGKVVEDCNVRVLRKGKEVYVGTLDSLRRVKETVKEVGAGLECGVGVDDFDDWEEGDVVEAFNTVKKARTLEEASATVTAALKGAGVQV, encoded by the exons ATGGCATCTCCTGCTTCTGTTACCAACCTGGGGAGTAAGGGAAGGCCCAGCCCACTGCTAACAGCGGCAGTGAGGAAAGGACACTTGGTTTCTAGGATCAGTTTTACAGGGTTTGACGGTGTCCGGAGGTGGCCGTGTGTGCCAGGGAGACTGTGTAGATGTATGGTCATAACTAACTTGATCGACGAGAAGGGAGCTCAATTCTCATCAAGAGCAAGTGTGAGTGTTAAAGCTGATGATGACAATGATCTTCTTTCGAAGCCCCTGCAGAGGCCAATCCGGCCGACTGGGCCTCCAGAAAGCTTGAATACAGCAACCGCATCAGCACCTGCCAGGAAGCCAGGTGGCGCAATATTGCGAGACAGAGAGAAGGTTCGAGAGTCATTGGATGAGGTGTTGGAGAAGGCAGAGAAACTTGAGGCCTCAAACTCTAGAAATTCAGACAGGGAGAACAGTAAATTGAGACAGAATGATGTTGCAAAGCCTGATAGTCCAACGGCAACAGTGGTGGAGGAGGGCCCCAATTCAAAAAGAACAAAAACACTAAAGAGCGTATGGAGAAAGGGGAACCCTGTGCCAACTGTACATAAGGTGATTAGAGATCAGCCACGCACTGATAGTAGGTACCAGTCCATATCTCCAGCTAAACCAGCAGTCTCTTCTCCATCAAATTCAGCACCTCAGCTACTAACAAGACCTTCTGTAGCATCACCACCTCGTCGGCCCGTAAAGGCTGATACACCAAAGGAGAAAAAAGGACCCATACTGATCGACAAATTTGCTTCCAAGAGACCAGTAGTTGACCCAGCTGTAGCTGAATCACTGGTAGACCCTGTAAAGCCCATACGAGGCCCACCAGTGAAATTGAAGGATAATCGTCGTAAAAAAGTCCTCACACCAGCTGGTTCCCGCCGGCGTGTGCCAAACAATGATCGAATAGTTGATGACGATGCTCCAATTCGCAAGGGAAGGAGATGGAGCAAGGCAAAACGTAGGGCTGCCAGGCTTGAGGCTTTAGAAGCTGAAGAACCAGTTAGGGTTGAAATCCTTGAAGTTGGTGAAGAAGGTATGGATATTGACGAATTAGCATATCAATTGGCAGTTGGCGAATCAGAAATCCTGCGATTTTTATCTGTCAGAGGAGCAATGGTCGACAATGTTCAGACTCTTGATAAAGATTTGGTTAAGATGGTTTGCATGGAATATGAAGTTGAGGTATTGGAAAGTGGTCCAATGAGAGTGGAAGAGATGGCAAAGAAGAATGAGTTCCTTGATGAGGAAGATTTGGATAAACTGGAAGTACGGCCTCCCATTGTAACTATAATGGGTCATGTCGATCATGGGAAG ACTACTCTGTTGGATTATATACGCAATAGCAAG GTGGTGGCATCTGAAGCTGGTGGAATAACACAAGGAATTGGAGCATATCAGGTTCTTGTGCCAGTTGATGGAAACCCTCAGGCTTGTGTTTTTCTTGACACTCCAGGACACGAG GCGTTTGGTGCCATGAGAGCTCGAGGAGCGAAGGTAACTGATATATGTATCATTGTCGTAGCTGCGGATGATGGCGTTCGGCCACAAACAAACGAGGCGATTGCGCATGCAAAAGCAGCTGGTGTGCCTATTATAATAGCTATAAATAAG GTGGACAAGGAGGGAGCTAATCAAGAACGAGTGATGCAAGAGCTTTCCCAAATTGGACTTATGCCAGAGATGTGGGGTGGTGATACCCCGATGATTCAG ATAAGTGCTCTCAAAGGAGAGAATGTTGACGAGCTATTAGAGACTGTCATGCTTGTTGCCGAG TTGCAAGAATTAAAAGCCAACCCTCATAGAAATGCAAAGGGCACAGTTATAGAAGCATGTCTTGACAAGGCTAAAGGACCTCTTGCCACTCTAGTTGTACAGAATGGAACCCTGAATAAGGGTGATATTCTTGTTTGTGGTGAGGCTTTTGGAAAG ATCCGCGCAATGTATGATGATCGTGGAAGTCTTGTAGACCAAGTAGGGCCATCTAATGCCGTGCAG ATTATTGGCCTGAACAATGTACCCCTTGCTGGTGACGAGTTTGAGTCTGTTGATGACCTTGATGTTGCACGTGAAAGGGCAAATGCTCGTGCTGATGCAATGAGAATTGAAAGGATATCTGCGAAAGCTGGGCAAGGAAAAGTCACTCTCTCATCCATTGCGGCGTCTGTTTCATCTGGAAACCAAACAGGGATTGATACGCATGGGTTAAATGTCATACTTAAAGTTGATTTTCAG GGTTCCATTGAGGCCATTAGGCAAGCCATTCAAGCGCTGCCTCAAGAAAATGTCTCTTTGAGGTTCCTACTTCAAGCTCCAGGTGACGTGAGTCTTAGTGATGTTGATCTGGCTGTTGCTTCGGAAGGAATTGTATTTGGTTTCAATGTCAAAGCTCCAGGATCAGTTAAGAAATATGCTAAACAGAAAAGTGTGGAAATCCGATTATACAAAGTGATCTATGATTTGATTGATGATTTGCGGAATGCCATGGAAGGACTTCTTGACCTTGCTGAG GAGGAGGTACCTCTTGGTTCAGCCAAAGTTCGAGCTGTTTTCAGTAGTGGCAGTGGAAAGGCAGCAGGTTGCATGGTAACTACAGGGAAAGTTGTGGAAGACTGCAACGTTCGGGTTCTTCGTAAAGGAAAAGAAGTTTATGTGGGTACACTTGATTCCTTGAGACGGGTGAAAGAAACTGTGAAGGAG GTTGGCGCGGGGCTAGAGTGTGGTGTTGGGGTAGATGACTTTGACGATTGGGAGGAAGGTGACGTTGTGGAGGCATTCAACACTGTGAAGAAGGCAAGAACACTCGAGGAAGCCTCTGCCACGGTGACTGCGGCTCTCAAGGGTGCAGGCGTCCAGGTGTAG